The Vigna unguiculata cultivar IT97K-499-35 chromosome 1, ASM411807v1, whole genome shotgun sequence nucleotide sequence TTAATAATGCTTTCGATGTCCTGAACCACTTTTAATACTCACGTGTCCTGAGGCAACCAGTATACAGTGAGACTCTAAaccttttaaatgaaaatataaatgagcattcttaaaaaaaattctatcgGCACGGTAGTATAACTCACATTCTTCAAATTTGGAAGCTATACTTGTCGAAATCCCTTGAACTATTGTGAATACTAGATTCTATGTTATCTATCTAGAACAACAAGTAAAAGGGAAAATGTgaggaaaaaaatgaattaaagaaACTCTTGTAGCACCCCTGGGCTCGTTTGTACAACAAAATTAATACTCCACAGTCCAGATTAAATAACCTAAGCACGAAATCCATTCACATCTCATTAAAACCCAAAGGCAGCTTCAAGACTCAACTCATACCTACCCTTCAACAGCTATGGTGGGTTCAGAGGTAGATTCTCCCAAGTGTGATTCAACTGGCGAGGGTAATTCCATTAGTCGTCCCTTCTGGGCACGAGGTGGTAGATGCCTTGTGTGTTTTCTGGATGTtcccttccaaggcaagaaaaCCCCAGTCCCACCGCGAGGAAGTTTGCGAGAGTTCGTTGCCACAGGACGCATAGGTGGTAGCATAACAATTGGAGCACCAAATATTCCCCAGTTAGGCATCATATCCATTGCTTCATAGCCATTTGACAAAGTATATGGGTTAGCAATGCCAGATTGCCAAAGAGTCACCGCAGTTGTCATGGCAGGAGTTGGTGATAGGCATTGATTGGAATCTGGCCTCACTCTAAAGAAGCTCATGCTCACCCTTCTGTTCGGGGATGGACACATTACGTGCCTTGCCATGTCTGCACTGTTTCCCCTCATCACTATAAGAGACCTGCATTATGTTTATCATCTCATCATGCAATCTTATGGATCAAAAGGAAACCATTcaacatatttataataacaataataaataattattattattattgttagacaAACGCTAGAAATGAGAAACTAACATCTATTTTCTAAGGCATAACGTCTACAGCCCCTGAAATAGCAGAAGTCACTTGCCTAGTCACTGTATCCATGTCTTTAAGAGCATCTCAAAAGCTTTCAGATCTTTAATGTAGAAGTTAATGCTTATTCAACTAGGAGAACTTAACCACTTTAAGTCCGGCTATCAGAATGAAAACCGATAAAGGACCTTGTGCAAATGCTGAAAATTAGAGACTAGGAACCACTTCTGCAATCTGGCAATTGATATTTCCAgacccaaaaagaaaaataaactatcCCCCAAAGTACCTATTACTCAACAAAAAAGACGGAAAGGGAGCAATCTAACCAAAGAATAATTTGAAGTTATAGTCATCCTCTAAAAGGTAATTTAGTTGCGTGGCCTATTATTCATTTACATGCTGTCCAATAAAATCTTGGCTGTATTCTACCTCTGTATCAAGAAATGaatagaatattaaaataaatggaaGTTAGAACCACCAAGAAtgtaatttgtttaatttataccCCTCCTTCAATGAGAGCATGAGTGGTCCCTTGTAGTTCCCATCATTTTCACTGACAAGGATACGTCCAAATGCCATTGTTGATTCAGAGAGAAGAAGTGTGGATAGAGGCTGGTCCAAATGCGGTGgtttcaggaatggttgagaaAATTCTCCCTACAATACAAACATTGCTAGTTGGTTACTCGCCTGCAGAAATGAATGTTTATAGGACCTTTCCGGGACCAAAAAGTGATAGGGAAAACTCAAAATGTTTACCTCTTCAAAAAAGTTGATGATACAGCCATTTGGCCTTTTGTACTCTGGAATTAATTTCCATTGAATAAGGTGATCGATGACATCATGGATGAGAGCTGGAATCGGCTCTATATTGCCTGTAAACAAAATAGGAAAAAACAAGTTGAACTTCATAATTCATCCTATCCTTATAATATAGATATTTTATATGGAATCGGATTAGAACAACCAAATTACAATTTTGTTAAAGTGGACAAAGATCAAATCATCAGATTTCCTTTTATGATTTCCTTCTTACTTTTGGTATCATCCTTTATCTGTCCAAATATCGGAACACCCAACTGAATCAGCTCTCTCTTGTTTCCCTTCATCTGTTTGTTGAATAGTATAAATGTTTCGCCTACATTTATTCAAGAATATTAGGTTAGAACGTACAATACTATAGACAACAGGACAACTTGCCTTAAATCATTTACCTGTGCCTAAACCTGTCTCGTGATTggtgaaaaaattgaaaaaaaaatacaatgaagGCATACAATCTCTGACTGAAAGTGCAAAAACACTTGGCCTATTATTACATAGATCCTGATATTGATTATATTGCATGTACTATATTGATTTATTAAGTGATTTGAAGGAAGAAAATGTTGTACATTGTAAAAGTCCCTAGTCCCAAAATTAAATCTACGAACAGATGCTATTGGTGATTGAAGATGACCAATAcgattaaaaactttaaaaattggCTATATGAAGTACAGCTTTAATAATCCTTTTACAAAATTAGGAAATAACAGGTTAATGGTGATTTACCTGAGAGTTCCCCGTTCTGACCAGCAGCATGAATATCATTCACAAAATCAGTCAGTTTGAAAATTTCTGATTCAGAAAACACGTCCTCGTACAACTTCAATCCTTTCACAACATTCACCTGCAGATTGCAATATTATCTGTCATTCAGCAATATCAAGTTGCTTCTTAATACTAAAACTAGTTATACCAGTTCTATGAATCTGTGTTTCATTATTGAAAAGAATATATTGGCAATTGAGGTTGTAAACAAAAGAACTTGCCATATGCCCCTTCACCGACTCCTTTGCTGAGAAACCTTTTGTCAGCTTTATCTTTGAAGAACGTCCTTCACATTCTTCATGATTGGAACATATATTATTGTTCAGTGCACTGGGTTGCATTTCCTGAGATCCTGCACACCAGACCAGAGAAAACCCAAACAACATTTAGCACACAACAAAAGAGGAGGAACGGATTGACTTATCGCATTAACGTCGTGCAacaaatttttttccaaaacattGCATTCACTTGTATAGTTGATACCCATGATTTATTACACCCATTTGCAATCTTAACCCATTTAGTGATAGTTGACGGAGATAAGCATAGAGATTCCAAGAATGATTAGCAATAAAGGAAATCGAATACGAGATATTTTAAGTAGTAACCCTTAGAGGATTAAGATTGTTAGACTGAAATTTCGACATTTAACAATTGCTTTTGCTGAGTAATTGTTGAGAAACATTGCCGCCTTGCAAGTTAGTGCTCTGTGTTAGTCCTCCTCCGGCACAATGAATGCCAGTGTTCCAAGTACAGAGTACAGTTAACGGTGACAAAATGGGCGGGCCTTTGAAACAAACAAAAGTATCATGATAGCACATGTCCGGGTAAGGGTAGGAACGCAACCGGCTGCTCAGACATGTTTTTTTAGaaccaaaacattaattaataacaatacacattaaaaacaaattcttacactttttttatatatattttttgtcatctatctatctatctatcacTTCACTCTTTtgatttcactttttttttactcCTCTACTTTCTTTGAATGAAGAATGAGACtgtgaaaagaacaaaaaaaacaaaatacaagaaATGGAAATAACATTGAAAAGAACTATTTATTTCTTCGCatgaatttatttcttattaaattatttatttatttattaaaaaaagtgttaatCAATTCTCTCCCATTTCACAGTACTTGAGAcgttttttcatctttttcttttcttttcataaaacacataattagtacatttttatcttaattctcttcctcttttTTCATCCAACTATTTGCACACCAATGTGCGTTCTTACTTGTATGGTTTCAGCAGAagcaataaaataaacttatagtATAATGcatttgtttatatttgaacCTGAAAATGTGTTTTTAGTGCACATGCTACCAAACTATATGGACCCCCTCGTTAGTCTCTTCAATCAATCTTTCtgaacaacaaaaataggaccattaaaaattattgtattatgATTAACCTTAGAGCTAAATATTAAAAGGAAACTTTGACTGCAGGGATCCAGGTCCATAAACAATGATGCACTTGGAACTATTGCAGAGGTAGTACTAGACAGAATgtgtttctttttcctttttctagttctaacatttataaattatctaTACTCTGTATTTTTCTACCCGTAATTAAAGTTCATTTATGGGATCCTTCATTCCAAAGAATGGAGTTGACCCGCTACTTGGACCCATTAAGAAAACTCAACACTGAGCAGGTTGTTTCATAGAAAATAGCGCCCCATATGTCAAAGCTCAACTACCCAACTATTCAAACCCGAACCTGCACGTGGTACGGTACCACAAGATGGAACCACTCACGTGACGTCAACAAGCATAGCCATAATGCAACCGGCTGATTTTTCAGCCGACTGTAATTAGCATCATTGCACACATCTTTAGAATTCTCCCCAACTAACATTGTGGTGTTCGCCACTGCCCCCGAGGCACCAACTAACCGTAACACCAAAGCTACGTACAAACCTTATTCAAGATTCAGAAATAAggataatgtttttatttaagaaaattaaaagattataaGGTTTTCATATaggaaaaaaatgtaattaagctttgaaatcggataaaacaaattatagagatttaaatttatttttatttttttcattttcactcattataataaaattaaaataaatgatgaagaatataataagaaaaatatttattatttaactattaatattgttaaatagCAATCAAAATGAGAATTTCTTTTGTCAGCATGTCAAACAAAATAAGAGAAAGATAATAGCAAAAatctaacaataaaaaaataatgttaatttaattattaatttttatattggatGAAGATTTATATTCCAACaatgtattaaataatttatttcagtttttccaagataaagaaataaagtagCAGACTCTCAAACTTGAGATgagacat carries:
- the LOC114164621 gene encoding RNA demethylase ALKBH10B-like — encoded protein: MAAVPVSRTDPPAMVPPPLLVSDAFAKDAILAWFRGEFAAANAIIDALCGHLASIAAASSDYEATFAAIHHRRINWIPIIQMQKYHSIADVALELRKVADRKTEAEGARKSESNSGGEQKLEKEIVETGGNEGDEAAPEYDSPDSEITDSGSQEMQPSALNNNICSNHEECEGRSSKIKLTKGFSAKESVKGHMVNVVKGLKLYEDVFSESEIFKLTDFVNDIHAAGQNGELSGETFILFNKQMKGNKRELIQLGVPIFGQIKDDTKSNIEPIPALIHDVIDHLIQWKLIPEYKRPNGCIINFFEEGEFSQPFLKPPHLDQPLSTLLLSESTMAFGRILVSENDGNYKGPLMLSLKEGSLIVMRGNSADMARHVMCPSPNRRVSMSFFRVRPDSNQCLSPTPAMTTAVTLWQSGIANPYTLSNGYEAMDMMPNWGIFGAPIVMLPPMRPVATNSRKLPRGGTGVFLPWKGTSRKHTRHLPPRAQKGRLMELPSPVESHLGESTSEPTIAVEG